Within the Musa acuminata AAA Group cultivar baxijiao chromosome BXJ2-9, Cavendish_Baxijiao_AAA, whole genome shotgun sequence genome, the region AATGTTAATTTGCAGGCATTTTTTTGTAATGCTTCAAGCTCACCTGTGATGGTTCCATACCTGTGGAGCTTTCAGTTGGACTGGACCTGAAAAGGATAGGTTCTCATTCGGCTTCTCCAATCAATCATTGACTCTTGCCACTCGTGGGCACAGATCATCATTGTCTTCTTGTGCATGGATACAGTGACGTGTTGGCTTCCTTCCTCAAGCCTTGGCTTTGCTGAATAGTTCATGATAACTTCATCAGCATCTAACAATGAGAgtaaaaaagagggaaaagaagaggaatacaACATTGTTTAGGCATCATTAATCATAATAATCCATAAGCATAAGCATCAACAAGAAGTAACCTTCATTTCCATTCTTTACGTCTACCTGTTGCCAGCCTTGTCAAAGCCAAAGAAAGGTGAGGGTTTTGTGAAGCCAGTTTACCTCCAAATGCATCTAGCCAGAGGAGGCAGATCCATCTCTCCATATCCTGTGAGGTGACTCAGCTttgagagggaggggggggggggaagagaCTGGGGGTTTTGACTGGGCAAAGGGCATTTGGTTGGACTCATGTGGTGGCATTAATGGAGGCCTGGGTGTCTTGGCTCTCTCCATGGAGCACATGGGAGGGGAAACTGACCTCTGGTGGTGGCTGTGGGGGAGCAAAGGGGAGTGCATGTGCCTCCATGTGCTGCACCAGCACCACCCCCTTCCCCTTGCTCCTCCCATTTCTGAGCACAGATCATATGGAAGAGTGTTGCCAAAAGCCTCGGGAATGGCCCTGGGGCTGGGgggagagggggggtgggggtctCTGCTCTTGGGCCCTGCTGCTTCCCTTCTGTCCATGGCTTGTGTTGCCTCTTCAACACTGGGGGTGCCTCCAAACCTTTCCCTCTCCACCATTCAATTATTTTAGCTTGTGGGCTGCCCTCCATATGTCTCAAAGGACTGCTCTCAGATGGTGAGCCAGTCTCCTGGGGTTTAACTGGAGAGTGGTAAGAGATGTTATCTTGGCCATTCTGCCCTCCTCCACTGAGTCCTTAAATGGAGGCTaccctccctcttctcctcccatCATTTGAAGCTCTCCAAGGAGCTACAAGGTAATCCAAACCTCTGTTACTATCTTCCCCCATCTCTGCCCTCCTACTGCATCTTCTTTCTCTGTTGGTGAGAACTGTCTGTTTTGCTATCTGCAGTAGCCACCAATCTTTGGGTTGGACATGGAAGAGAAGAGAAGCAAGAGGAGGCGCGCCTGCTCGCCCGAACCAAACGCTGTAGTCTACGCCGGCTTCCCATGCAAATATGTCGGCTATCTCCTGCCAGCTCTCGCGAGAGCCACCTCCGGTGCTAAAGAACAAAATATCGAACAGGTGGTGCGGTTCCAAGTCGACATGGCGCTGGTGCTCTCGGCCACTGGGTTCAAATGGAGCCGCGCCTTGAAGCACAAGCTCGAGCGCAGCGATCACATAATCGAGCTCCAGCGCCACCCCATCGCCGACAGCATCGATTCAAAGCTTCAGCTGTTTCTGCCTCCCACCGTCGTCGTCCCTCggcctctgtctctgtctcttgtTAGGCCAAAAAGCCTGAGCCGGAGGAGTTACattagcagcagcaacaacagcgtCAGAGGGGACGACGAGTTCAGCCGGCGCATGCGAGCTCTGCAGAGGATTTTGCCCGGCGGCAGCGAGATGCGTCCGAGGGAGCTGCTGTCGGAGGTGAAGAGCTACATGGTGTGCCTGCAGCTGCAGGTGAACATCCTGAGGACTCTTGTGGAGATCCACTGAGGGCTACCTGCGTGGAAGAAGGATATATGAGTGTCAACATACGTACCCCTCAAAACTGTAATCTCAGCAATGTAGCATGCATGCATGTCATCTTTTGTATGTCATCTTGTGATCATAGGTTAAGAGCCTTCAAAGTAGTAGCTTTATGTGGTGGTAATGCTACATATCAACCTATCTCAGGTCATGCAATCATGACAACATTAATCACATTACACCCAAGCatgagaaaaaaaacaaaaaagtgaaATGAGAGGGCTTATATTTTGATGCTTAAAATGCAgaaatgaagaaaagaaaaaggctcTCTGTATTCATTTTAAGAATCAGATTTGATGTTTACAtctaaaggagaaaaaaaaaacatatttcatgctATCTAAATAAGGAAAGTTATTATTTTTTCTGTCATTCTTTCTGTTGCTCTCTTCCCCACTTTTTCTTTCCATAAAAGGATACTAAATTTTAACTTTTTTGTCCACACTAAATCACAAGAGATACCAAACAAGCAGAGATGAAAACCTTGATACCAATCTTCCACCACCTTTCAATTATGCAGTGCAATTCCTGATGATAGCATTCACATATACACATGATCTGAGTAATATACATAGTTCTGATATTAAAGTTATGTGAGAGAGGAACAAGAGAAAATACTAACTGAAGTATATTCAGGCTCAGTCTCACACTTTCATTTCTTACATCTTACTGATGTGAGAAAGAGGAGGGAGGTAAtatttactgtaaacctgttcAAGTCTACTGCCACATTCTTAATGAGGATCCATTGGATCACCAGACGATGATTGATTCAACCAGGCCAACAGCCTCCAGAGCAGTCGCTTGCGCTTCTTGGGTTTGTTCGATAACTCCATCTCCGATATTCTCACCATCTCCCACATAACCTGCACATCCTGGTATCCACACATTTGAACATCATTTTGGAGCTTTATGATTCCACCACCTGATGCAAGGCCACAAAGGTGTTAGCTTCTCTGTGGTTTGCAGACCAAGAACAAGGTAActgaaaataactcatgaaaatctCTTATAAAGTATATGACAATAGACAGATCTATTAATATCTGAGGTCAGTTTAACATTGGACTGAACGATATTCTTCTTCTACAAGTCTTTACCTATAAAGTCCTGATTAGATTTCATTAAATTCTAGGTATTGTACCGAGGGATGTATGTCATGTAACTATAATCATTTAATTGTACCGACCATTATCACTAAAACAAAGCTCATCACCCTGTTAACTAGTCTTTTCTGATTTTAGGTGATTTATGCAAATGTTGAATATTGTCCTCAAACCAGATTGTTCATGTTTTGGTGTTTTAACTCTTTTACCTCTCATGGATTCAAGACAACATTGTTCCACCCTCCTATTGTTCTTTTGTAATTAGGAAAAGGCTGATTCATTTCATTCTGAAATCCATAGCATGGACTTCCTCAATGTGCACAAAGACAAGAGGGCAGAAATAATCTGAGTTTAAAAGCTGCAAAAAAGGTCATAACAttaagttgtttttttttttctttgcaatcTGGGTAAACATGATTTAGGTCACAGAATAGTCTCTTGTTTGAACAAGACTGCATGCTTCAATCCTTATCAAACACCAGACTGGCAGGGGTGTCATATGAGACATCCCTAGACCCTAGCTTTCGGCATAATGGACTTCTATGAACTGATATGCAACACGAATCTTACAAAAGTTACTACTACTTAGGGATCGGGATCAAGCTTGGTGTGATCAAATACCACAATCGTCTACATGGAATTTGGAGTCTAGCACTAAATCACAAGAAAAATGAACTCCTGTATAAAGAAAGGCAACTATGCCACTTCCACTGcagaatgttcttctcttttcttttgttctatAATTTTACTTTTGATACAAGAGTCTAGCACTTTTTTTCCACCTCTCTTCCTCTTGACATAAAACATTTAATGATAGAAAGATGAACAAGCAGATGATAGGCTATACAGTAGAAACTATCCTTCGTAGCGAAAGACCATCCCGTTGGCAATTGAACACACACATCATCtctgaaacaagcaagatgaaacacTATGAACTAAGTCCAGGCCAACAGTCTTGTTCCTGAACCATCTCAATTAAATACTATGGACAAACCATATCATCTCATTAATAAGCTTGAATCATTTGGGTGATTCATGACTTGCGCCATCAGAGTGACCTCAGTTCTCATTAGTTTGGACAAGACTCAAGCTTATGACTTGATTTGAAGGTTGTTCATTAAGTGTCGATTTAAAACCTCAGAATCAGCCTGTGGCTCACACTACAAACTCTGAATATAGACAATCATGGTGCAACAATCTTGATGAATTATAGTGCGACAACAAAAAATATCACAAAAAATATACTACTCTGATAGATGGCATCTGCTGAGAGCTCATGAATGTATCTAAAAGTATTTGATCCAATAATTTTGGTGACAATGAGACGAGAACAGAAGCTCAGAATTTTCAACTTAAACAGAGTACTAATGATAAGAAAGGCGAAAAAGTCATAATTTGCATACAAAAAAGCAAAAGAAAGAGAAACAAATATTGAATACTGTGACATTTATAAATCAAGCATGCAAATATAAAAGCATTCTTGAATGCTCAAAGTGAATATTGTAATTAAAAGAAGCACAAAATactttcaggaaaaaaaaaaagaaaaccgaaGGTTGTTCCTAAACGATGCGTACACAACTAAATGAGAAAATCGAAGTCTCTTAAGAGTGATTCTTACTAATCTAACTTTACACCGATCCGATGGGATCACTGACCCATTAATTGATATCCCAATAAGTATATGACATATAATACTTAAGTCTAAGTCTAAGTTAATTGATATCCGACGTGCGAGAAAACTAGGATGTTGAAAATCCTGCCTTCACCACAGTATTAACTTATTTGAACATTATATTTAGAGAACTGACAGGAAAAGAACTGTGCATATTCATCATTAGCTATCTAAATTTATAGTAAAGATAGATATAAATGCATAATTACATATGAATTTATATCTA harbors:
- the LOC135622062 gene encoding transcription factor bHLH146-like gives rise to the protein MEEKRSKRRRACSPEPNAVVYAGFPCKYVGYLLPALARATSGAKEQNIEQVVRFQVDMALVLSATGFKWSRALKHKLERSDHIIELQRHPIADSIDSKLQLFLPPTVVVPRPLSLSLVRPKSLSRRSYISSSNNSVRGDDEFSRRMRALQRILPGGSEMRPRELLSEVKSYMVCLQLQVNILRTLVEIH